The following coding sequences are from one Cystobacter fuscus DSM 2262 window:
- a CDS encoding M16 family metallopeptidase yields MAQRYTLPNGLTVVFEEQHAARVAAFQVWVKAGSADERPDQAGLAHLHEHMLFKGTARRAPGEIARDVEAHGGEINAWTSFDQTVYHIVIASQYARMGLDILGDAIRSSAFDEGELAREIEVVCEEIKRSQDTPSRRASRDLFSTVYQEHPYRHPVIGTAESVRSFSRDKVLEFYRRHYTPRNLVLVATGDFTEAELRGWVDEFFGGDWGRPHEGGVVRPREPQLTHRRVLLRPDEVKEAYLNLAFPIPQGNHPDVPALDALAMIVGQGEASRLVLEVKRKRGLVNDIHTYAYTPRDPGLFAASLTLPPGKLPQAFEETVRGLAALRTGLVPEEELATVKALIESEAIYQRETVQGLARKLGHYQSSMGELEAEARYYEAIARLTPEQLREVAGRYLRFEHAIVTGLLPPGTAFSAEQVEEILDRVPREPSAPLPERRAPKTLPAAGHAPRAEDRSPRATPGRVVEERLPSGARILVREERNVPVFAMRAVFPGGLRYETAETNGLTTLLGRCLTRGTPTHDAEEISHLVDSFTGALSGMGGRNTVGLRGEFLSRHFQPAFRLFADSLLHPLFPEAEVARERALLVQDIVTREDKPSGVAFDLFNRTLFQAHPYRLPTLGEQASVERLGPEALRAYHAAHMDPSQLTLCVVGDVRADEVFALAHEAFGASRGQARPPPEVRPEPPPESARTVKRELARAQAHLVLGFQGVRLDDSRRYVLEVLSTVLSGQGGRLFVELRDKRSMAYSISSFSVEGVDPGYFAVYMGTSPEKVEAALAGIREQLSRVRDEPIPEAELSRARQHLIGTHEIGLQRNGSRAALIALDACYGLGRENFLHYSERVAAVTAADVRAVARELIDLERCALAIVGP; encoded by the coding sequence ATGGCTCAACGCTACACACTTCCCAACGGACTCACCGTCGTCTTCGAGGAACAGCACGCCGCCCGGGTGGCCGCCTTCCAGGTGTGGGTCAAGGCGGGCAGCGCCGACGAGCGCCCCGACCAGGCCGGGCTCGCCCACCTGCACGAGCATATGCTCTTCAAGGGCACGGCCCGGCGCGCCCCCGGGGAGATCGCCCGCGACGTGGAGGCCCATGGGGGGGAAATCAACGCCTGGACGTCCTTCGACCAGACCGTCTACCACATCGTCATCGCCAGCCAGTACGCCCGCATGGGGCTGGACATCCTCGGCGATGCCATCCGCTCCTCCGCTTTCGACGAGGGGGAGCTGGCGCGGGAAATCGAGGTGGTGTGCGAGGAGATCAAGCGCAGCCAGGACACACCGAGCCGCCGGGCCTCGAGGGATCTCTTCTCCACCGTCTACCAGGAGCACCCCTACCGCCACCCCGTCATCGGCACCGCGGAGAGCGTGCGGAGCTTCAGCCGGGACAAGGTGCTCGAGTTCTACCGGCGGCACTACACGCCCCGCAATCTCGTGCTGGTGGCCACCGGGGACTTCACCGAGGCGGAGCTGCGGGGGTGGGTGGACGAGTTCTTCGGGGGCGACTGGGGGCGGCCCCACGAGGGCGGTGTCGTGCGCCCGCGCGAGCCCCAGCTCACCCACCGCCGCGTCCTCTTGCGCCCGGACGAGGTGAAGGAAGCCTACCTCAACCTCGCCTTCCCCATCCCCCAGGGCAACCACCCGGACGTGCCCGCGCTGGACGCGCTCGCCATGATCGTCGGCCAGGGCGAGGCCTCCCGGCTGGTGCTGGAGGTCAAGCGCAAGCGCGGCCTCGTCAACGACATCCACACGTACGCGTACACGCCGAGGGATCCGGGCCTCTTCGCCGCGAGCCTCACCCTCCCCCCGGGCAAGCTGCCCCAGGCGTTCGAGGAGACGGTGCGAGGGCTCGCCGCGCTGCGCACGGGGCTCGTGCCCGAGGAGGAGCTCGCCACGGTGAAGGCCCTCATCGAGTCCGAGGCCATCTACCAGCGCGAGACGGTGCAGGGGCTGGCACGCAAGCTCGGCCACTACCAGTCCTCCATGGGGGAGCTGGAGGCGGAGGCGCGCTACTACGAGGCCATCGCGCGGCTGACCCCCGAGCAGCTGCGCGAGGTGGCCGGGCGCTACCTGCGCTTCGAGCACGCCATCGTCACCGGACTGCTGCCCCCCGGCACCGCCTTCAGCGCGGAGCAGGTCGAGGAGATCCTGGACCGGGTGCCCCGCGAGCCCTCCGCGCCGCTGCCCGAGCGCCGCGCGCCCAAGACGCTTCCCGCGGCCGGGCACGCGCCACGCGCGGAGGACAGGAGCCCGCGCGCCACCCCGGGCCGGGTGGTGGAGGAGCGGCTGCCCTCGGGCGCGCGCATCCTCGTGCGGGAGGAGCGGAACGTGCCCGTCTTCGCCATGCGCGCCGTGTTCCCCGGCGGCCTGCGCTACGAGACGGCGGAGACCAACGGCCTCACCACGCTGCTGGGCCGCTGCCTCACCCGGGGCACGCCCACGCACGACGCGGAGGAGATCTCCCACCTCGTGGATTCCTTCACCGGCGCGCTGTCCGGCATGGGCGGGCGCAACACGGTGGGCCTGCGCGGCGAGTTCCTCTCGCGCCACTTCCAACCCGCCTTCCGCCTCTTCGCCGACAGCCTGCTCCACCCCCTCTTCCCCGAGGCCGAGGTGGCGCGCGAGCGCGCGCTGCTCGTGCAGGACATCGTCACGCGCGAGGACAAGCCCAGCGGCGTGGCGTTCGATCTCTTCAACCGCACCCTCTTCCAGGCGCACCCGTACCGGCTGCCGACCCTGGGCGAACAGGCGTCGGTGGAGCGGCTGGGGCCCGAAGCACTGCGCGCCTACCACGCCGCGCACATGGACCCGTCCCAGCTCACCCTGTGCGTGGTGGGGGACGTGAGGGCGGACGAGGTGTTCGCGCTCGCGCACGAGGCCTTTGGCGCGTCGCGTGGCCAGGCGCGGCCCCCGCCCGAGGTGCGGCCCGAGCCCCCGCCCGAGAGCGCCCGGACGGTGAAGCGGGAGCTGGCGCGCGCGCAGGCGCACCTCGTGCTGGGCTTCCAGGGCGTGCGGCTGGATGACTCCCGGCGGTATGTGCTGGAGGTGCTCTCCACGGTGCTCAGTGGCCAGGGCGGGCGGCTCTTCGTGGAGCTGCGCGACAAGCGCTCCATGGCCTACAGCATCAGCAGCTTCTCCGTGGAGGGCGTGGATCCGGGCTACTTCGCCGTCTACATGGGCACGAGCCCCGAGAAGGTGGAGGCGGCGCTCGCGGGCATCCGCGAACAGCTCTCGCGCGTGCGCGACGAGCCCATCCCCGAGGCCGAGCTGTCCCGGGCCCGGCAGCACCTCATCGGCACGCATGAGATTGGCCTGCAGCGCAACGGCTCGCGCGCCGCGCTCATCGCACTCGATGCCTGCTACGGCCTGGGGCGGGAGAACTTCCTGCACTACTCCGAGCGCGTGGCGGCGGTGACGGCCGCGGACGTGCGCGCGGTGGCCCGCGAGCTCATCGACCTGGAGCGCTGCGCGCTCGCCATTGTCGGGCCCTGA